ACCGTTTATTTTGATAATAATGCCACCACCCCCCTGCATCCGGGCGTGAAAGAAGCCCTGATCGAGGGTCTTGAAATATTTGGGAACCCTTCCAGCATGCACGGCTTTGGCCGCGAGGCGCGGGAAAAAATCGAGGAAGCGCGGGAAAAAGTTGCGTCTTTCATTGGTGCCGACTCTGACGAAATCCTTTTTGTCGGCAGCGGCTCCGAGGCCAATAATACCGTGCTGTCCCTGCTGCATTGCGACAGCACTCGCTGCTCGTGCGCCTTGAGCGGCCGCAGCGGCCTTGTGACCACGGTCATCGAGCACCCCTGCGTGCTGAACACCGCCCAGGATCTGGGACGCAAAAGTCACGCAATAACCTACTTGCCCGTAGACAAATACGGCCGCATCGACCTCGAAGAACTGCGCCGGGCCGTAACGGACAAGGTCGGCATGGTTTCCATCATGATGGCCAACAACGAGATCGGCACCATCCAGGACATCAAGGCTGCGGCGCGCATCGCCCATGAAGGCGGAGCCCTCTTTCACACCGACGCGGTGCAGGCAGTAGGCAAGATCCCCGTGAACGTGCGTGACCTGGACATCGATTTTCTGACCATTTCCGCGCACAAGCTTTACGGACCCAAGGGCATCGGAGCCCTGTACGTCAAAAAGGGCGCGCCGTACTGCCCCCTCATCCTGGGGGGCCACCAGGAAGGCGGCCGCCGCGCGGGCACGGAAAATTCCCTGGGCATCATCGGCATGGGCAAGGCGGTTGAGCTGCGCGGCCTGGAGATGGAAGCAGAGGAAAAACGACTGCTCGAACTCAAGAACATTTTAAAGGACGGCATCGCCAAAGCCATTCCCGACACCCTCTTCATGGGCCACCCCGAGCACTGCCTCCCGGGCACGCTGAGCGTCTCCTTTGCCGGGGCCGAGGGAGAAGCCATCCTGCTGTACCTCGACCTGGCCGGAATCGCCGTATCCACGGGCTCGGCCTGCGCATCGGGCTCGCTTGACCCGTCCCATGTCATCATGGCCACCGGCGTGCCGGTGGAGAACGCTCACGGCTCCGTGCGCATCAGCCTGGGCCGGGAGAACACCCTGGAAGACGTGCACTACATGCTCCACCACCTTCCTCCCATCATCGACCGCATCAGGACCATGTCCAGTGCGTACAGGAGAAAATAACATGGCAAAATGGACCTATTCGGACAAGGTGAAGGACCACTTCATGAACCCGCGCAACATCCTGCGCGAAGACAACGAGGCGGACTTCCACGGCATTGGACAGACGGGCAACATCAAGTGCGGCGACGAGATGATCGTCTACATAAAGGTCGACCCGGACATGCTGACCATCACCGACTGCAAATGGCGTACGTACGGCTGCGCCAGCGCCATCGCCAGCACCTCCATCCTCTCCGAGATGGTCATCGGCATGACCCTGGACCAGGCCTATGCCATCACCGCCAAGGACATCCTAAAAGAGCTGGACGGCCTGCCCGACAACAAGGTGCACTGCTCGGTGCTTGGCGACAAGGCGCTGCGGGCGGCCATCGACGACTATTACCGCAAGAACGGCATGGAAGACCGCGTCAAAACCAAGGGCGCGAAAATCGTCTGTCAATGCATGCAGGTCACGGACGAGGATATCGAACACGCGGTGCTCGACGGGGCCAGAAGCTTTCTCGAACTGCAGGAGATGACCAAGATCGGCACGGACTGCGGCGAATGCAAGGAAGAGGCGCAGAACGTCATGACGGGCTATATCCAGAAGCATTTCGGGCTGTAGACGGCTCGGGGGAGGGTGATCATGAAAATTCTGGCCTTCGGCGCAACCGGTTTCGTAGGCGCTCATCTTGTGCCTCATCTCCGAGAGCGCGGCCACGAGGTTACCGTGGTCGCCCGTTCTGGAAAGACGCGATTCTCCCCCAAGGTGCCTGTCGTAAAAGCCGACCCGGTCACGCCGGGGCCCTGGCAGGATCTGGTCGGCGACCACGACGCGGTGGTCAACCTGGCCGGCAGCCCGGTCATGACCCGCTGGAACACGGCCGGGAAGGAAGGCATCCTGCAATCCAGAATCCTGAGCACGCGGCACATTGTCGATGCGCTGGCCCACACCACGGGAAAGACCCTGCTCTGCGCCAACGCCATAGGCTTTTATGGCGACGGCGGGGACAGCGTCTGTACCGAGGAAACCCCGCGCGGCAACGGTTTCCTGGCCGAGGTCTGCAAGGCCTGGCAGGCCGAGGCCCTGCATGCCCAGGAGTTTGGACACCGGGTGGTCATCCCGCGCATCTCGGTCGTCCTTGGCCGTGGCGGCGCGCTGGCCAAGATGAAGACGCCCTTCTCCCTGGGACTCGGGGGCAGGATCGGCAATGGGCGGCAGTGGTTCTCATGGATTCACATAGATGATCTGACCCGAATCATGAGCTTTTTGCTCGAAACGCC
This DNA window, taken from Desulfomicrobium sp. ZS1, encodes the following:
- a CDS encoding TIGR01777 family oxidoreductase; protein product: MKILAFGATGFVGAHLVPHLRERGHEVTVVARSGKTRFSPKVPVVKADPVTPGPWQDLVGDHDAVVNLAGSPVMTRWNTAGKEGILQSRILSTRHIVDALAHTTGKTLLCANAIGFYGDGGDSVCTEETPRGNGFLAEVCKAWQAEALHAQEFGHRVVIPRISVVLGRGGALAKMKTPFSLGLGGRIGNGRQWFSWIHIDDLTRIMSFLLETPAASGPFNACAPGPVTNARFTQALAQALGRPAILPVPAFALRLVLGEAAGMLLAGQRCHPEALKSLGFAFAYPDIDAALAHIVPAFKTARSA
- a CDS encoding iron-sulfur cluster assembly scaffold protein translates to MAKWTYSDKVKDHFMNPRNILREDNEADFHGIGQTGNIKCGDEMIVYIKVDPDMLTITDCKWRTYGCASAIASTSILSEMVIGMTLDQAYAITAKDILKELDGLPDNKVHCSVLGDKALRAAIDDYYRKNGMEDRVKTKGAKIVCQCMQVTDEDIEHAVLDGARSFLELQEMTKIGTDCGECKEEAQNVMTGYIQKHFGL
- a CDS encoding cysteine desulfurase family protein, giving the protein MENRTVYFDNNATTPLHPGVKEALIEGLEIFGNPSSMHGFGREAREKIEEAREKVASFIGADSDEILFVGSGSEANNTVLSLLHCDSTRCSCALSGRSGLVTTVIEHPCVLNTAQDLGRKSHAITYLPVDKYGRIDLEELRRAVTDKVGMVSIMMANNEIGTIQDIKAAARIAHEGGALFHTDAVQAVGKIPVNVRDLDIDFLTISAHKLYGPKGIGALYVKKGAPYCPLILGGHQEGGRRAGTENSLGIIGMGKAVELRGLEMEAEEKRLLELKNILKDGIAKAIPDTLFMGHPEHCLPGTLSVSFAGAEGEAILLYLDLAGIAVSTGSACASGSLDPSHVIMATGVPVENAHGSVRISLGRENTLEDVHYMLHHLPPIIDRIRTMSSAYRRK